From a region of the Nitrospira sp. genome:
- a CDS encoding bile acid:sodium symporter, with amino-acid sequence MEARKFTFLGLSQLVHHHLLWFLLGVYALAAVYPRPGLAIRQISFGTLSFSGTGTPISVLLVLLAILMFNAGLGLKAAHLKALFDHKWLLMTGLVANVLIPIAYIFGITLVLQLWHNPEEAQHILVGLALVAAMPIAGASSTWTQNSNGNLALSLGLILFSTLLSPIITPWAFYVFGEMASEEYETVIHNVSTYGSGGFLGLWVVLPSLLGLSIRMTASEVSLAAIMPYIKLVNSAVLLLLNYSNASVSLPQAVSEHDWDFLAVTFAITTGLCLTAFAVGYWLSGRFGLEESETVALMYGLGMNNNGTGLVLASLVLAAYPRVMVPIIFYNLVQHVVAGSIHIALDRKRRAQEDG; translated from the coding sequence ATGGAAGCGCGGAAATTTACATTTCTTGGCCTGTCTCAGCTCGTACATCATCACCTCCTCTGGTTCCTCCTCGGTGTCTATGCGCTGGCTGCGGTCTATCCCAGGCCCGGGCTTGCGATCAGACAGATCTCTTTTGGCACCCTTTCATTCTCCGGAACGGGGACCCCCATCTCGGTTCTCTTGGTTCTCCTTGCAATCCTCATGTTCAATGCCGGGCTCGGGCTGAAAGCAGCTCACCTGAAAGCACTCTTTGATCACAAATGGCTCTTGATGACCGGGTTGGTCGCCAACGTCCTTATTCCGATCGCCTATATCTTTGGCATTACCCTGGTTTTGCAGTTGTGGCACAACCCGGAGGAGGCGCAACACATTCTGGTAGGCCTGGCGCTAGTCGCAGCTATGCCCATTGCGGGCGCTTCGTCGACATGGACGCAGAATTCGAATGGGAATCTGGCTCTAAGTCTCGGGTTGATCCTATTTTCAACGCTGCTCAGTCCTATTATCACGCCGTGGGCGTTCTATGTATTTGGCGAGATGGCCTCCGAGGAATATGAAACTGTCATACACAATGTCTCTACCTATGGCTCAGGAGGGTTTCTGGGCCTCTGGGTGGTGCTTCCATCGCTCCTGGGTCTCAGTATCCGGATGACCGCGTCGGAAGTCTCATTAGCGGCGATCATGCCGTACATCAAACTCGTGAATTCAGCGGTGTTGCTACTATTGAACTATTCAAACGCCTCGGTCTCCCTTCCTCAGGCAGTTTCAGAACACGATTGGGATTTTCTCGCTGTCACCTTTGCCATTACCACAGGTCTGTGTCTGACGGCATTTGCCGTCGGGTATTGGCTCAGCGGTCGGTTTGGATTGGAGGAGTCAGAAACCGTTGCGTTGATGTATGGACTGGGAATGAATAACAACGGAACAGGCCTCGTATTGGCCTCGCTCGTGCTGGCCGCCTACCCCCGCGTCATGGTTCCCATCATCTTTTATAACTTGGTGCAGCATGTGGTAGCCGGGAGTATTCACATAGCACTCGACAGGAAGAGGAGGGCTCAAGAAGACGGATGA
- a CDS encoding group 1 truncated hemoglobin, translating to MAIKTPSSLIVSVLLLTLVGCQSMEQTSKSITTDKPLYERLGGKPAITAVVEDFVARVAADTRINGKFANTDIPRLKMLLVEQICQASGGPCTYSGRSMKATHTGMGVSNADFDALVGDLLATLNKFKVPERERNELLGVLGPMKKDIVEKPQMSMH from the coding sequence ATGGCCATTAAGACCCCATCCTCTCTCATAGTCAGTGTGCTTTTGCTGACCCTCGTGGGTTGTCAGAGCATGGAACAGACTTCCAAATCCATAACGACAGACAAACCGCTTTATGAACGATTGGGCGGTAAGCCCGCCATCACGGCGGTCGTGGAAGATTTCGTTGCGCGAGTTGCCGCTGATACCCGCATCAACGGAAAGTTCGCAAATACCGACATTCCTCGTTTGAAAATGCTGCTCGTCGAACAGATCTGTCAGGCTTCCGGGGGACCCTGCACCTATTCAGGCCGCAGTATGAAAGCCACTCATACCGGGATGGGCGTCAGCAACGCCGACTTCGACGCACTGGTGGGAGATCTGCTCGCAACCCTGAACAAATTCAAAGTCCCGGAGCGAGAGAGGAACGAGCTGCTCGGTGTCCTGGGACCCATGAAAAAAGACATCGTCGAGAAGCCGCAGATGTCCATGCACTGA
- a CDS encoding DUF4331 domain-containing protein — protein MLARIRSLTLTMLALCMTTPVFAASHREAPLISNDPTADITDFYFFRSWQDPDKAILIMNVIPSQEPGSGPNYFNFADDVLYEIHVDNNKNNIAANIVYQVRFKTEIRQPGNVFPLSYVALPPITALTGGGSEGLLLRQSYSVTEQRYGQPPRDLGTGPMFAVPSNVGPRTMPKYEELAAKGIYPLKNGGRVFAGQRDETFYIDLGGTFDTLNLHISPILSDVHDANDAILVGAPGSGTADTFSGFNVNTIALEIPIGELVGPNDNKLIGAYASTSRPKVTVLRKDGDRQNSARFVQVARMGNPLVNELIIATNMKDKWNATDAEDENDFVSFYCNSALATALNAVFGTGFPTMNREDLVNALLRYAPGPAVCGSGKTNEALADFVRVDLNVPPTPATGQKRLGPLAHDQSGNATPDRAGWPNGRRPNDDVTDVALRVVAGILTNPAVPNLGDGVNFNVGAVGSNKTANGIATAFPFLPTPFDGRDRRHIDPGEPQ, from the coding sequence ATGCTCGCTCGAATTCGATCACTCACCCTGACAATGCTGGCACTGTGTATGACGACGCCGGTCTTTGCAGCAAGTCATCGCGAAGCTCCGCTGATCTCGAATGACCCAACGGCGGATATCACCGATTTCTATTTCTTTCGTAGCTGGCAGGACCCCGACAAAGCGATCCTGATCATGAATGTGATTCCTAGTCAGGAGCCGGGATCGGGTCCCAATTATTTCAACTTCGCGGACGACGTGCTGTACGAAATCCATGTCGACAACAATAAGAACAACATCGCCGCGAACATCGTCTATCAAGTTCGATTCAAAACGGAAATCCGCCAACCGGGAAACGTCTTCCCATTGTCCTATGTGGCGTTGCCGCCGATCACGGCCCTCACCGGAGGTGGCTCAGAAGGACTACTCCTCCGCCAAAGCTATTCGGTCACTGAACAACGCTACGGCCAACCGCCGCGCGATCTCGGCACTGGTCCGATGTTCGCCGTGCCGTCCAACGTCGGACCACGCACGATGCCGAAATACGAAGAGCTGGCAGCCAAGGGCATTTATCCCTTGAAGAACGGCGGGAGAGTGTTCGCGGGACAGCGGGATGAGACCTTCTACATTGACTTGGGAGGGACGTTCGACACGTTGAATCTCCATATCTCGCCGATTCTTTCCGATGTTCACGATGCCAACGACGCCATCCTCGTTGGAGCACCTGGCTCCGGTACGGCCGATACGTTCAGCGGTTTCAATGTCAACACAATCGCATTGGAAATCCCTATTGGAGAGCTGGTGGGTCCGAACGATAACAAACTGATCGGGGCCTATGCCTCAACCAGCCGTCCCAAGGTGACTGTGCTCAGGAAAGACGGCGACCGTCAGAACAGTGCTCGCTTCGTCCAAGTGGCGCGTATGGGCAATCCCCTCGTCAACGAGTTGATCATCGCGACGAACATGAAAGATAAGTGGAACGCCACAGATGCAGAAGACGAGAATGACTTCGTTTCGTTTTACTGCAACTCAGCGCTGGCCACGGCGCTCAATGCCGTGTTCGGTACCGGCTTCCCGACGATGAATCGTGAAGATCTCGTGAACGCCTTACTTCGGTATGCGCCGGGGCCAGCGGTATGCGGCTCCGGGAAGACCAATGAAGCGCTCGCCGATTTCGTTCGAGTCGACTTGAACGTTCCGCCGACTCCGGCCACGGGTCAGAAACGCCTCGGCCCTCTCGCACATGACCAGAGCGGCAATGCGACACCGGACAGAGCCGGCTGGCCGAACGGCCGAAGGCCGAATGATGACGTCACGGATGTGGCGTTGCGGGTGGTGGCCGGAATCCTCACGAACCCCGCTGTTCCAAACCTCGGGGACGGTGTGAATTTCAACGTCGGTGCAGTCGGAAGCAACAAGACTGCGAACGGTATCGCCACGGCGTTTCCCTTCCTTCCCACGCCCTTCGACGGGCGGGATCGCCGACATATCGACCCAGGAGAGCCTCAGTAG
- a CDS encoding YnfA family protein, which produces MSVFSSLGLFVLAGLCEIGGGYLVWLAMREGKHWIYGAAGAAILILYGVIPTLQPAHFGRVYAAYGGMFILLSLLWGWAVDGARPDRFDIIGGIVCFVGMAVIMYAPRTTV; this is translated from the coding sequence ATGTCCGTTTTTAGTTCGTTAGGACTGTTTGTGCTCGCTGGCTTGTGTGAGATCGGCGGCGGATACTTGGTCTGGCTCGCGATGAGAGAGGGCAAGCATTGGATCTACGGCGCGGCGGGCGCTGCCATTCTGATTCTATATGGCGTGATTCCAACCTTACAGCCGGCACACTTCGGACGAGTCTACGCGGCATACGGTGGAATGTTTATCTTGTTGTCCTTACTCTGGGGTTGGGCCGTCGACGGCGCTCGTCCGGACCGATTCGACATTATTGGAGGCATCGTGTGTTTTGTGGGCATGGCCGTCATCATGTATGCCCCTCGTACGACTGTCTAA
- a CDS encoding Do family serine endopeptidase: protein MRNSGFVMPLAVWGFLVSLVVPGLGLAATQQIPAANGHDLQSQVKGTASKVIPAVVSIASTVMVRDQAFSDEALPFGLFKEPPTRRQYGQGSGVIVSPDGYIVTNNHVVADAVDVEVILADRRQYKGKVVATDPKTDVAVVKIQASNLPSAVWGDSSHLAVGDFVLAIGNPLGLSRTVTFGIVSAVGRADVGVADFEDFIQTDAPINPGNSGGALVNIHGELIGINTAIASPTGGSVGVGFAIPSNMARAAMQSLIKTGRVVRGFLGASTQDVSPSLGKLFRLPDVKGAIVTDVHSKGSAERAGLKRGDVVVRFDGRDIMDSGQLRNLVAQSPIGSKHRLDLIRDGKQYQADLVIQEAPRERAKKSQAASAAVSTVHPLSGVVFDDVTPPLARQMDLPVNSGVVVTDIEEGSLAETSGLQPGDVVLELNRQPVNNFAIFQRLADPLKPTDLALLLVNRQGNVMYIPIQGE from the coding sequence GTGAGAAACAGTGGGTTTGTGATGCCGCTTGCCGTCTGGGGATTTCTGGTCAGTCTGGTGGTTCCGGGTTTGGGCCTTGCCGCCACCCAACAGATTCCTGCGGCGAACGGACATGACTTACAGAGCCAAGTCAAAGGCACGGCCAGTAAGGTTATTCCGGCGGTGGTGAGCATCGCGTCGACCGTCATGGTGCGCGACCAAGCCTTCAGTGACGAAGCGTTGCCGTTCGGGCTGTTCAAAGAGCCTCCGACACGCCGTCAGTATGGGCAAGGCTCCGGGGTGATCGTCTCGCCGGATGGGTACATCGTGACGAACAACCATGTGGTGGCCGATGCCGTCGATGTGGAAGTAATTCTGGCGGATCGGCGTCAATATAAAGGAAAAGTCGTCGCGACCGATCCAAAGACCGACGTCGCGGTCGTCAAGATTCAAGCCTCGAATCTTCCATCGGCGGTGTGGGGAGACTCGAGTCATCTCGCTGTCGGCGACTTCGTGCTCGCCATCGGGAACCCGCTGGGGTTGAGCCGTACCGTCACCTTCGGCATCGTGAGCGCGGTCGGCCGCGCGGATGTGGGAGTGGCGGACTTCGAAGATTTCATCCAAACAGATGCGCCGATCAACCCTGGGAATTCCGGCGGAGCCTTGGTCAACATCCACGGCGAACTGATCGGCATCAATACGGCGATCGCGAGTCCGACCGGTGGAAGCGTGGGGGTCGGGTTCGCGATACCCAGTAACATGGCTCGTGCCGCCATGCAGAGCCTCATCAAGACGGGCCGTGTGGTGCGTGGATTTCTGGGAGCTTCGACGCAAGACGTCAGCCCGTCGCTTGGGAAACTGTTTCGCCTTCCGGATGTCAAGGGCGCGATTGTGACCGATGTGCACTCCAAGGGCTCTGCCGAGCGAGCCGGTCTGAAACGAGGCGATGTGGTGGTGCGCTTCGATGGGCGAGACATTATGGATAGCGGCCAGCTGCGGAACCTGGTGGCTCAATCACCCATCGGCAGCAAGCATCGCTTGGATCTCATTCGTGACGGGAAGCAATATCAGGCCGATTTGGTCATTCAGGAAGCGCCGCGTGAACGCGCAAAGAAAAGCCAGGCTGCCTCAGCCGCCGTGTCGACGGTCCATCCGCTCTCCGGAGTGGTCTTCGATGACGTGACTCCTCCTCTGGCACGACAGATGGATTTACCGGTGAATAGCGGGGTGGTTGTGACGGACATCGAGGAGGGCAGCTTGGCCGAAACCTCGGGACTGCAACCCGGCGATGTCGTGTTGGAGCTCAACCGGCAACCTGTCAACAACTTCGCGATCTTTCAGCGTCTTGCCGATCCACTGAAACCTACCGATCTCGCCCTCCTGCTCGTGAATCGACAAGGGAACGTCATGTACATTCCCATACAGGGCGAGTAA
- a CDS encoding class I SAM-dependent methyltransferase: protein MNRQQHWNHVYQTKGAQDVSWYQRRPELSLALITASGLRKDAGVIDVGGGASILIDCLLDAGYTQLAVLDVSGVVLTQTRARLGARAADVEWFETDVTTFAPPHRFGLWHDRAVFHFLMAPEDRRGYVAALRRTLQPGGTVIVATFAVDGPPQCSDLAVMRYDEQTLIMELGSEFTLQEVRRETHLTPWESEQRFMYFRFRWSPAR from the coding sequence ATGAACCGTCAACAACACTGGAACCACGTTTATCAGACTAAGGGGGCGCAGGATGTAAGCTGGTATCAGCGCCGCCCTGAGCTTTCACTGGCGCTCATCACCGCGTCAGGGTTGCGCAAGGATGCCGGAGTTATCGATGTTGGCGGTGGGGCATCCATACTCATTGACTGCCTACTTGATGCCGGGTACACCCAGCTCGCTGTGCTCGATGTGTCCGGAGTCGTGCTGACTCAGACCCGCGCTCGCCTCGGGGCCCGAGCCGCTGATGTGGAGTGGTTTGAAACTGACGTGACCACGTTCGCGCCTCCGCATCGCTTTGGCCTCTGGCACGACCGGGCAGTATTCCATTTTCTGATGGCTCCGGAAGATCGGCGCGGATACGTTGCGGCATTGCGGCGCACCTTGCAGCCGGGCGGCACGGTTATTGTTGCCACCTTTGCGGTGGATGGGCCACCACAATGCAGTGACCTCGCTGTCATGCGCTACGATGAGCAAACCCTCATCATGGAGTTGGGGTCAGAGTTCACTCTGCAGGAGGTTCGGCGAGAGACACATCTTACGCCGTGGGAATCCGAACAGCGGTTCATGTATTTCCGTTTCCGGTGGTCGCCGGCTCGATGA
- a CDS encoding HupE/UreJ family protein — MRIILVLAWLLLSLPAWAHKPSDSYLSLSVQTDHVEGQWDIALRDLSDAIGLDGDGNGQLTWGEVRNKHGEIGAYALSHLVLSADQQSCKTELLEQLIDHHTDGAYSVLRFRSACGEPIERLHVEYRLLFDIDAQHKGLLRLTQGGHTSTAIFSRDSPMRELSVAEQSRWTEGIQFIREGIWHIWLGFDHVLFLLALLLPAVLIRVEDRWQAAADFSSVLWNVVGIVTAFTVAHSLTLSLAALDVVHLSSRLVESTIAVSVVLAGLGNLHPLMTHRRWIIAFVFGLIHGFGFAAVLTDLGLPHHSLLLSLVSFNVGVELGQLVIVAAFLPLAYPLRRSWSYPRLVLTGGSWAVIAIALVWFTERVFDLQLFPL, encoded by the coding sequence ATGCGGATCATCCTCGTTCTTGCGTGGCTGCTTCTGAGCCTTCCGGCTTGGGCGCATAAGCCCAGCGACAGTTATCTCTCACTATCTGTCCAGACTGATCATGTCGAAGGGCAGTGGGACATCGCCCTGCGCGACCTATCCGATGCGATCGGATTGGACGGCGACGGAAACGGTCAACTTACCTGGGGAGAGGTTCGGAACAAGCATGGCGAGATCGGCGCCTACGCGCTTTCTCATCTTGTCCTATCGGCCGACCAACAGTCTTGCAAGACTGAGTTGTTGGAGCAGCTCATCGATCATCATACCGACGGGGCCTATTCAGTCCTGCGTTTCCGTTCCGCTTGCGGCGAACCCATCGAACGGCTTCACGTCGAGTATCGGCTTCTGTTCGATATCGACGCGCAGCATAAAGGACTCTTGCGTCTGACACAGGGCGGACACACCAGCACCGCCATTTTCAGCCGCGACTCACCGATGCGGGAACTCTCCGTCGCTGAGCAGTCACGTTGGACCGAGGGCATTCAGTTCATTCGCGAGGGCATCTGGCACATCTGGCTGGGGTTCGATCATGTCTTGTTCTTGCTTGCCCTCTTGCTTCCCGCGGTGTTGATTCGAGTCGAAGATCGCTGGCAAGCGGCGGCTGACTTTTCATCGGTCTTGTGGAATGTCGTCGGCATCGTCACCGCTTTTACTGTTGCCCATTCCCTCACGCTGAGCCTGGCTGCGCTGGATGTCGTCCACTTATCATCCCGATTGGTGGAATCGACCATCGCCGTCTCGGTTGTGCTCGCAGGACTCGGCAATCTCCACCCGCTGATGACACATCGCCGTTGGATCATTGCATTTGTATTCGGCCTTATTCATGGATTCGGATTCGCCGCGGTCCTCACGGATCTCGGACTGCCCCACCATTCATTATTGCTGAGTCTGGTCAGCTTCAATGTGGGGGTGGAGCTCGGTCAGCTCGTCATCGTCGCTGCGTTCTTACCGCTGGCCTATCCGCTCCGCCGCTCCTGGTCATATCCGAGATTGGTGCTCACCGGCGGATCGTGGGCGGTGATTGCCATCGCGCTCGTCTGGTTCACCGAACGAGTTTTCGATCTCCAGCTGTTTCCCCTTTAG
- a CDS encoding DUF3175 domain-containing protein: protein MAQKTKKLRPKNPRKWSADVMKRSDALDLELGVFTKSNPREIAASLKRSSLRSTRRKGTPFQSAMSMLNFYINRAGTNLSVKQTAQLQEAKDELRKLFGKPDVKQ, encoded by the coding sequence ATGGCTCAGAAAACCAAGAAGCTGCGTCCGAAAAATCCCCGCAAGTGGTCGGCTGATGTCATGAAGCGCAGCGATGCTTTGGACTTGGAGCTAGGCGTCTTCACCAAGTCGAATCCTCGAGAAATTGCCGCTTCACTCAAACGCTCCTCCCTGCGCAGCACGCGCCGGAAAGGCACGCCGTTCCAATCAGCGATGTCCATGCTCAATTTCTACATCAACCGAGCCGGGACAAACCTGAGCGTCAAGCAAACAGCGCAGCTCCAAGAGGCTAAAGATGAGCTGCGCAAACTATTCGGAAAGCCCGATGTGAAGCAATGA